Proteins encoded within one genomic window of Brassica rapa cultivar Chiifu-401-42 chromosome A09, CAAS_Brap_v3.01, whole genome shotgun sequence:
- the LOC103838988 gene encoding serine carboxypeptidase-like 45, translated as MSPPLQCFTISIVLFLSFSSVLSHSDRITRLPGQPRVGFQQYSGYVTVDEKKQRALFYYLAEAETDPINKPLVLWLNGGPGCSSLGVGAFSENGPFRPKGPVLVKNQHSWNQEANMLYLETPVGVGFSYSTQYESVNDKITARDNLVFLQRWFLKFPHYLNRSLFITGESYAGHYVPQLAELMIQYNQKHHLFNLRGIAIGNPVLEFSTDFNSRAEYFWSHGLISDSTYKMFTSYCNYSRYVSEYYRGSMSSICSKVMSQVSTETSRFVDKYDVTLDVCIPSVLSQSKVVSPNQVGESVDVCVEDETVKYLNRRDVQEALHARLVGVREWTVCSNVLDYQLLDVEIPTINIVGSLVQAGVPVLVYSGDQDSVIPLTGSRTLVNRLAKRLGLRTSVPYRVWFAGQQVGGWTQVYGNVLSFATVRGASHEVPFSQPHRSLVLFKAFLDGHPLPEEF; from the exons ATGTCTCCCCCTCTCCAATGCTTTACAATATCCATAGTCCTGTTTCTGAGCTTCTCCAGTGTTCTGTCTCACTCCGACCGGATCACGCGTCTACCCGGTCAACCCCGGGTCGGATTCCAGCAGTACTCTGGTTATGTCACCGTCGACGAAAAGAAACAGAGGGCTCTGTTTTACTACTTGGCCGAAGCTGAAACCGATCCCATTAATAAGCCTCTGGTTCTCTGGCTCAATGGAG GACCTGGATGTTCATCTTTGGGTGTTGGTGCATTCTCAGAGAACGGACCATTTAGACCAAAAGGACCTGTTTTGGTCAAGAATCAACATAGCTGGAACCAAG AGGCAAATATGTTGTATCTAGAGACACCTGTTGGAGTTGGATTCTCATATTCAACTCAGTATGAGAGTGTGAATGATAAAATCACTG CAAGAGACAACCTTGTGTTCTTGCAAAGATGGTTCCTCAAGTTCCCTCACTATCTCAATCGAAGTCTCTTCATCACTGGCGAAAGTTATGCGG GCCATTATGTTCCCCAACTAGCTGAGCTTATGATTCAGTACAACCAGAAGCACCATCTGTTCAATCTCAGAGGAATTGCT ATTGGCAATCCGGTTCTGGAGTTTTCAACTGACTTCAATTCCCGGGCTGAGTACTTCTGGTCTCACGGCTTGATCTCGGACTCAACTTACAAAATGTTCACTTCTTACTGTAATTACTCACGCTATGTGAGTGAGTACTATAGAGGGTCAATGTCTAGTATCTGCTCTAAAGTGATGAGTCAAGTTAGCACTGAGACTAGCCGTTTTGTCGACAAGTATGATGTCACTCTCGACGTCTGCATTCCCTCTGTGCTATCTCAATCCAAAGTCGTAAGCCCTAAC CAAGTGGGAGAATCTGTGGATGTATGTGTGGAAGATGAGACGGTGAAGTATCTAAACCGAAGAGATGTGCAGGAAGCTCTTCATGCTAGACTCGTAGGAGTACGCGAATGGACAGTTTGCAGCAA TGTTCTTGATTACCAATTGCTTGATGTGGAAATACCGACCATTAACATCGTAGGGAGCCTTGTTCAAGCTGGAGTTCCTGTTCTTGTGTACAGTGGAGATCAAGATTCAGTGATCCCGTTGACAGGAAGTAGAACCTTAGTGAACAGATTGGCCAAACGATTGGGACTGAGAACAAGTGTGCCTTATCGAGTCTGGTTTGCAGGACAACAG GTTGGTGGCTGGACTCAAGTCTATGGAAATGTCTTGTCATTTGCAACTGTGCGAGGAGCTTCACATGAGGTCCCATTCTCACAGCCTCATAGATCACTAGTGCTTTTCAAAGCGTTCTTGGACGGTCATCCTCTTCCTGAAGAGTTCTGA
- the LOC103838987 gene encoding protein NEOXANTHIN-DEFICIENT 1 — MDVLERRISSCYAKPPWIFKGSALYQIHLVKAATARAFIPKELRLVEAFGYTLGGFFLASYDDSPAGVFDELVVIAGTVWNPPTSCAWAARVLVNSDEACHHGRKEVGLPSQVARFSKKITAVPKGKRERTFGFLDTFRLGTSLSHPEDMVEVKVSEVDSAASADICSIKFRSDEMEKKLGNWMGPAIKMSLPSFSGNTKYFPNLLKYSCHLQCRVRPVRPAVVSHPLDNETDSEENHTSQELHENERRLSVAVMLSKPIIALEFKDLTMQVEAPVVV, encoded by the exons ATGGATGTTTTAGAGAGAAGGATTTCATCCTGCTATGCCAAACCTCCATGGATATTCAAAGGAAG TGCCTTATACCAGATTCATCTTGTGAAGGCTGCGACTGCTCGAGCATTCATCCCTAAGGAGCTTCGATTAGTTGAAGCTTTTGG ATACACTCTTGGTGGGTTTTTCCTCGCTAGCTACGATGATAGCCCAGCTGGTGTCTTCGATGAG CTTGTGGTGATTGCAGGAACTGTATGGAACCCTCCTACATCATGCGC ATGGGCCGCGAGGGTGCTTGTAAACAGTGATGAGGCGTGTCATCACGGACGCAAG GAAGTAGGACTACCAAGCCAAGTTGCAAGATTTTCAAAA AAAATAACAGCAGTTCCAAAGGGGAAAAGGGAGAGAACTTTTGGTTTCTTGGACACATTTAGGCTAGGAACTTCTCTGTCTCACCCTGAAGATATGGTGGAGGTTAAGGTTAGTGAAGTTGATAGTGCTGCTTCTGCTGATATCTGCAGTATCAAATTTAGATCAGATG AAATGGAGAAAAAACTCGGAAACTGGATGGGACCAGCAATTAAAATGTCACTACCGAGTTTTAG TGGAAATACAAAGTACTTTCCGAACCTGCTCAAATACTCTTGCCATCTCCAGTGCAG GGTGAGGCCGGTGAGACCTGCGGTAGTATCACATCCTTTGGACAATGAGACAGATTCAGAAGAGAATCACACATCACAAGAGTTGCATGAAAATGAAAGGCGGTTAAGTGTAGCTGTAATGCTATCAAAACCAATCATAGCCCTTGAATTTAAAGACTTAACAATGCAAGTAGAAGCTCCTGTCGTAGTTTAA